A single window of Nematostella vectensis chromosome 4, jaNemVect1.1, whole genome shotgun sequence DNA harbors:
- the LOC5507265 gene encoding uncharacterized protein LOC5507265, producing MMKSPFYPLSPSIALNCDVQNVAETMRELRDVGSNTCPVRPESVLEFLRKHSGMFAAGMQHDSQECFAVLQEHLFAQLPGESRLKESIITNRRCLKCGFRKWHQSKIFSHFPLLYRSMGKAWASHWIDISLMRF from the exons ATGATGAAGTCACCATTCTACCCTCTATCGCCCTCTATCGCTCTTAACTGCGATGTTCAAAATGTTGCGGAGACAATGAGGGAGTTAAGGGACGTTGGCTCAAATACATGTCCAGTCCGACCTGAGAGTGTTCTT GAATTCCTTCGAAAGCATAGCGGGATGTTTGCTGCAGGAATGCAACATGACTCTCAAGAGTGTTTTGCAGTTCTACAGGAGCATTTGTTTGCCCAG CTACCAGGTGAATCTCGTCTAAAGGAATCAATCATCACCAACCGCAGATGTCTAAAGTGTGGCTTCAG AAAGTGGCATCAATCGAAGATTTTCTCACACTTCCCGTTGCTCTACCGGAGCATGGGGAAAGCTTGGGCGAGTCATTGGATTGATATTTCTCTGATGAGGTTTTAG
- the LOC125561888 gene encoding uncharacterized protein LOC125561888: MAIAVYTKFRSIVLLLLFLVLVFYVVQYKNNEHTLQNAELHLLVNAHRPYTSYQPCSDITNCPDVRYVKASHVRVSQLILTRLLRVLALLCDKHGVRYFLFHGTLLGAVRHQGHNPFDNDIDFAIPEEDFHKLQAAAEELPEGMFFQTESTDQYYKIPAYSFLSAKLRDMSSCYTSSMCRGKCHQNGLMVDVSVLPTNSQGDFLDFYKGLRKHFLGLLVHKTTDIYPRKKIEFDGFEFYVPRNYDKMLKQWYGKSYMELPSHGKLFSGNTAHNTKSCEEI; this comes from the coding sequence ATGGCCATAGCTGTGTACACGAAGTTTCGAAGTATTGTACTACTGTTATTATTCCTCGTCTTAGTTTTTTATGTCGTGCAGTACAAGAACAACGAACACACTCTCCAAAACGCTGAGTTACATCTTCTCGTCAACGCTCACAGACCTTATACTAGTTATCAGCCGTGCAGCGACATCACAAATTGCCCTGATGTGCGCTACGTGAAGGCTTCACATGTGCGGGTTTCGCAGCTCATTCTAACTCGATTACTGCGCGTGCTAGCTCTACTCTGTGATAAGCACGGGGTGCGCTATTTCCTGTTCCACGGCACGCTATTAGGAGCAGTAAGACATCAAGGACATAACCCCTTTGATAACGACATCGACTTTGCAATACCCGAAGAGGACTTCCATAAGCTGCAGGCAGCCGCTGAAGAGCTACCCGAAGGCATGTTCTTCCAGACAGAGTCCACGGATCAGTACTATAAAATACCAGCATATAGCTTCTTGTCAGCAAAGTTACGCGATATGTCGAGTTGTTATACTTCCTCAATGTGCAGAGGTAAATGCCACCAGAACGGACTAATGGTAGACGTGTCTGTCTTACCTACGAACTCACAGGGGGATTTCCTGGATTTCTACAAGGGTTTGAGGAAACATTTCCTTGGTCTTTTAGTGCACAAGACAACGGACATTTACCCTAGGAAAAAAATAGAGTTTGACGGGTTTGAATTCTATGTTCCAAGGAACTATGATAAAATGCTCAAACAGTGGTACGGAAAATCGTACATGGAACTTCCATCGCATGGAAAATTATTTAGCGGAAATACAgcacacaacacaaaaagctGCGAAGAAATATAA
- the LOC116606246 gene encoding uncharacterized protein LOC116606246 isoform X2, whose product MNFSRNIKSEPMTLTMQCRNSIVCSIGESRWKGSELALPWLIPEYVMKQGGGWRRILPIQRDYPNVYSPNTSSSGNSSDLEFLEISLDKSDYSDSDTIAESDIDLMTPSIDISSPPPPLRIDSLVTTHRPANVSGTGRESVIMVPIKSKMCGEDDDKKWYSSIPTSSSSEDEGLPGVRQRPSKEVDKEKDVGRLSTETLSALGACDIPKSKIFEGTLASKTAQFQLSEEEWEKIQPQETKHGYSQFTGPWTDIFSDHLKVSNNYCSLKFTYNRIKSKRSRKHSAPFFRGKASCRRKECGVSLELQISMENVEERVIDVQYSTFTVNHGLSIPCARFMKKEKRQEKAQQLKSSSPSKLLLQGLILEKLE is encoded by the exons ATGAACTTCAGCAGAAACATCAAATCTG AGCCTATGACACTGACCATGCAGTGTAGGAACTCTATTGTATGTTCCATCGGAGAGAGTAGATGGAAAGGGTCCGAGCTCGCTCTACCGTGGCTCATTCCTGAGTATGTAATGAAACAAGGAGGTGGTTGGAGAAGGATACTGCCAATCCAAAGGGACTACCCAAACGTTTACAGCCCCAATACCTCGTCTTCGGGAAATTCATCTGATTTGGAGTTTCTGGAGATCTCCCTCGACAAATCAGACTACTCAGACTCTGATACCATTGCAGAGTCTGATATTGATTTGATGACTCCGTCAATCGACATTTCCTCGCCGCCTCCGCCCCTTAGAATTGACTCACTCGTTACAACCCATCGGCCGGCCAACGTTTCAGGCACAGGAAGGGAATCTGTTATTATGGTGCCGATAAAATCCAAG atGTGCGGAGAAGACGACGATAAGAAGTGGTACTCATCAATTCCAACTTCCAGCTCTTCTGAA GATGAGGGATTACCAGGAGTCCGACAGAGACCATCCAAGGAAGTTGATAAG GAAAAAGACGTCGGTAGGCTATCAACCGAGACGCTGTCTGCATTGGGAGCTTGTGATATCCCAAAGAGCAAGATATTTGAAGGAACCCTGGCATCCAAAACTGCTCAATTTCAGCTATCCGAAGAGGAATGGGAAAAAATACAGCCTCAAGAAACAAAGCATGGCTACAGTCAGTTCACGGGACCTTGGACTGACATTTTTAGTGACCATCTTAAAGTATCCAACAACTACTGTTCGCTAAAATTTACTTACAACAGAATTAAGTCAAAGAGATCCCGTAAGCACAGTGCGCCATTCTTCCGAGGAAAGGCCAGCTGCAGGAGGAAAGAATGTGGTGTTTCATTGGAATTGCAAATATCAATGGAAAACGTAGAGGAAAGAGTGATTGACGTGCAATACAGCACTTTCACAGTAAACCACGGACTGTCAATACCGTGTGCGAGGTttatgaaaaaagaaaagcgTCAAGAGAAGGCCCAACAGCTAaaatcctcctccccctccaaACTTTTACTTCAGGGGTTAATACTGGAGAAATTAGAGTAA
- the LOC116606246 gene encoding uncharacterized protein LOC116606246 isoform X1, translating to MNFSRNIKSEPMTLTMQCRNSIVCSIGESRWKGSELALPWLIPEYVMKQGGGWRRILPIQRDYPNVYSPNTSSSGNSSDLEFLEISLDKSDYSDSDTIAESDIDLMTPSIDISSPPPPLRIDSLVTTHRPANVSGTGRESVIMVPIKSKMCGEDDDKKWYSSIPTSSSSEMCGENADKKWYSSISTTSSYEDEGLPGVRQRPSKEVDKEKDVGRLSTETLSALGACDIPKSKIFEGTLASKTAQFQLSEEEWEKIQPQETKHGYSQFTGPWTDIFSDHLKVSNNYCSLKFTYNRIKSKRSRKHSAPFFRGKASCRRKECGVSLELQISMENVEERVIDVQYSTFTVNHGLSIPCARFMKKEKRQEKAQQLKSSSPSKLLLQGLILEKLE from the exons ATGAACTTCAGCAGAAACATCAAATCTG AGCCTATGACACTGACCATGCAGTGTAGGAACTCTATTGTATGTTCCATCGGAGAGAGTAGATGGAAAGGGTCCGAGCTCGCTCTACCGTGGCTCATTCCTGAGTATGTAATGAAACAAGGAGGTGGTTGGAGAAGGATACTGCCAATCCAAAGGGACTACCCAAACGTTTACAGCCCCAATACCTCGTCTTCGGGAAATTCATCTGATTTGGAGTTTCTGGAGATCTCCCTCGACAAATCAGACTACTCAGACTCTGATACCATTGCAGAGTCTGATATTGATTTGATGACTCCGTCAATCGACATTTCCTCGCCGCCTCCGCCCCTTAGAATTGACTCACTCGTTACAACCCATCGGCCGGCCAACGTTTCAGGCACAGGAAGGGAATCTGTTATTATGGTGCCGATAAAATCCAAG atGTGCGGAGAAGACGACGATAAGAAGTGGTACTCATCAATTCCAACTTCCAGCTCTTCTGAA atGTGCGGAGAAAACGCCGATAAGAAGTGGTACTCATCAATCTCAACTACCAGCTCTTATGAA GATGAGGGATTACCAGGAGTCCGACAGAGACCATCCAAGGAAGTTGATAAG GAAAAAGACGTCGGTAGGCTATCAACCGAGACGCTGTCTGCATTGGGAGCTTGTGATATCCCAAAGAGCAAGATATTTGAAGGAACCCTGGCATCCAAAACTGCTCAATTTCAGCTATCCGAAGAGGAATGGGAAAAAATACAGCCTCAAGAAACAAAGCATGGCTACAGTCAGTTCACGGGACCTTGGACTGACATTTTTAGTGACCATCTTAAAGTATCCAACAACTACTGTTCGCTAAAATTTACTTACAACAGAATTAAGTCAAAGAGATCCCGTAAGCACAGTGCGCCATTCTTCCGAGGAAAGGCCAGCTGCAGGAGGAAAGAATGTGGTGTTTCATTGGAATTGCAAATATCAATGGAAAACGTAGAGGAAAGAGTGATTGACGTGCAATACAGCACTTTCACAGTAAACCACGGACTGTCAATACCGTGTGCGAGGTttatgaaaaaagaaaagcgTCAAGAGAAGGCCCAACAGCTAaaatcctcctccccctccaaACTTTTACTTCAGGGGTTAATACTGGAGAAATTAGAGTAA
- the LOC5507283 gene encoding leukocyte tyrosine kinase receptor: MRIKPFIVIICTFSLARSTLVKLRKNQRLHDRKLKVKQTQGIMECAHRCALLPSCDSLNYLSDAADSSGTCELCRLQFVEDEPRPDDEGWMHGKLFSPERKFTFTTLGAQGQDGPVDTSLYDVTSLAGKVQLIQGIQLWIVPETGSYVIRALGASGGNGTNSSSSFTWATGGRGASIQGTFFLRRNEKLKILVGQKGHPLMQFTHHPGSGGGGSFVTYENDSPLLVAGGGGGAYAYLARSKDGGNGQASINGTFGGGSNGKGGALIQAGSDFVNGAAGGGLSGDGENAGFFASGGKSFTGGGQGGENRVALGGEGAGGFGGGGACNSEPGGGGG; the protein is encoded by the exons ATGAGAATAAAACcattcatcgtcatcatctgTACATTTTCATTGGCCCGTTCAACACTTGTGAAGCTCAGAAAAAATCAAAGACTGCATGACCGCAAGTTAAAAGTCAAGCAGACGCAAGGTATCATGGAATGCGCACACCGATGCGCACTGTTGCCTTCTTGTGATTCGTTAAATTATTTGTCTGACGCGGCTGATTCATCCGGGACATGCGAGCTCTGCCGGTTGCAGTTCGTGGAGGATGAACCTCGTCCTGATGATGAGGGCTGGATGCACGGTAAACTCTTCAGCCCTG AAAGAAAGTTTACTTTCACAACTCTGGGCGCGCAAGGTCAAGACGGACCTGTGGACACATCGCTATATGACGTCACATCGTTAGCCGGTAAAGTTCAATTGATACAAGGGATCCAGTTATGGATTGTCCCAGAAACTGGGAGCTACGTCATCCGTGCACTTGGAGCTTCCGGTGGAAATGGGACAAATTCTTCTTCTTCCTTTACTTGGGCTACAGGAGGAAGAGGGGCAAGCATTCAAGGAACATTTTTCTTACGACGaaatgaaaaattaaaaatcctTGTGGGTCAGAAGGGACATCCCCTCATGCAGTTCACGCATCACCCGGGAagtggtggtggggggagtTTTGTCACGTATGAGAATGACTCACCACTTCTTGTCGccgggggaggagggggtgcgTATGCGTATTTAGCCAGAAGCAAAGATGGGGGTAACGGGCAGGCTTCCATTAATGGAACATTCGGGGGAGGCTCAAACGGGAAGGGAGGGGCTCTGATCCAGGCGGGTTCAGATTTCGTCAATGGAGCAGCGGGAGGCGGCTTATCAGGGGATGGAGAAAATGCAGGTTTCTTTGCTTCCGGGGGCAAAAGTTTTACAGGTGGAGGGCAAGGGGGAGAAAACAGAGTAGCCTTAGGAGGGGAAGGTGCGGGAGGGTTTGGCGGAGGAGGGGCATGTAACTCGGAAccagggggtggtggtggctAA